One Candidatus Binataceae bacterium DNA window includes the following coding sequences:
- a CDS encoding RNA-binding protein: MKIYVGNLASSVTSNDLVSHFSRAGEVVGALAISDKTSGRCRGFGFVEMAELADVAVAFSLLSNSELKGQRITLEPDPSQKNGRARNSGAAR, encoded by the coding sequence GTGAAAATCTATGTCGGCAACCTTGCCAGTTCGGTTACCAGCAACGATCTGGTATCGCATTTCTCGCGCGCGGGCGAAGTGGTCGGCGCGCTCGCGATCAGCGATAAAACTTCGGGACGCTGTCGCGGCTTCGGCTTTGTCGAGATGGCCGAGCTCGCCGACGTCGCCGTCGCTTTTAGTCTGCTGAGCAATTCGGAGCTCAAGGGACAACGGATCACGCTCGAGCCCGATCCCTCCCAGAAAAATGGCCGCGCACGAAACAGCGGGGCCGCGCGTTAA
- a CDS encoding RNA-binding protein, with protein sequence MPSKLYVGNLAYAVTNSDLEELFSQVGQVQSAAVITDKYSGQSKGFGFVEMATSEEASKAIQQFNDTELKGRNIKVNEAKPRESSFGGGGGGGGRGRSGGGGGGGGGGRDRW encoded by the coding sequence ATGCCCAGCAAATTATATGTAGGCAATCTGGCCTACGCAGTTACTAACAGCGACCTGGAAGAGCTATTCTCACAAGTCGGCCAGGTCCAAAGCGCCGCCGTGATCACGGACAAATACTCAGGCCAATCGAAGGGTTTCGGCTTTGTCGAGATGGCGACCTCGGAGGAGGCGAGTAAGGCGATTCAGCAGTTCAACGATACCGAGCTCAAGGGCAGAAATATCAAGGTGAACGAGGCCAAGCCGCGTGAGTCGAGCTTTGGCGGAGGGGGTGGCGGCGGGGGCCGCGGACGCAGTGGCGGCGGAGGTGGTGGTGGCGGCGGGGGCCGCGACCGCTGGTAA